A part of Oncorhynchus masou masou isolate Uvic2021 chromosome 21, UVic_Omas_1.1, whole genome shotgun sequence genomic DNA contains:
- the LOC135507967 gene encoding dapper homolog 1-like, which translates to MDTMKQTAAGAEMLVSKDYTLQMRDRRECDTRSREIIEEEMGRVRTRERLEATLAGLGELEYLRQRQDLLVRNVLNHQEDCISPGEDPMCVTHEENYLNSEEKLLEENILLLRKQLNCLRKRDAGLINQLQELDRQISDLRLDTEASHEQVETDSRPSSGFYELSDGASGSLSNSSNSVFSECLSSCRSSTCFCSPLDTSLCASEGRLKSADELGSCAECENQCAEQQTTGTVRKSLPTPYSPSMDTSSTTQDIQSKYHCDLIAKNGSDVYRYPSPLHAVAVQSPIFFQSLAGLLKEDGGLSKSSGGEGFGGCQKLKQPPTLVPQNISWPASHAPTSKRLDNYIFSLLQRRAQPIRTNKPRTSISTDPSKSILRQGSLCVRQATVAPQQQGRTAAPLPDLKPAWQMCLHAGGASNTDPGTGTSQRQWSVESKGELLLENGMVSQSLGQPQNGCATIDGSDIHTNSLVKKKGSVSSAYKGLPSATGPLSKDYQDLGTPNANSSPKESKHPYFPAAPVDVSTKPPQTLPRDRTKTGTPKKSPKSILVSVQTAQTTKEERPMLELVSLGSSSQSQDEGQGHMVSAQYIPAQRQTVKLRKAGKNIKIVKVKNASLKQHRGVHAHAEPVLAEATGGREKGHRSGGMRKSRQSEEVHHVHKVSSKRGASSRAKRTIPASIPEGRVLEKHTATVSTTRSTVSRHHGHHGREVVVAKPKYKRTSGHDYNRGRLKAITEVPYDEAFRRAHRRQKREVLGQVSTTTYLPSNVKFASPYAYVAGSDSEYSAECASLFHSTIVDTSEDERSNYTTNCFGDSESSLSEVDFVGESTTSSDSEESGGMNWPQFSGQGAGHHELTAAQAKAFIKIKASHNLKKKILRFRSAGSLKLMTTV; encoded by the exons ATGGATACAATGAAACAAACGGCTGCTGGTGCAGAAATGCTGGTCTCCAAGGATTACACATTACAGATGCGGGATAGGAGAGAATGCGATACGCGCTCCAGGGAAATAATAGAGGAAGAGATGGGTCGTGTGCGAACTCGGGAGAGATTGGAAGCCACTCTAGCGGGTCTTGGAGAGCTGGAATATTTGCGACAGCGGCAGGATTTACTGGTCAGAAATGTGTTGAATCACCAAGAGGACTGTATATCACCAGGAGAAGATCCAATGTGCGTTACGCATGAGGAGAATTACTTGAACTCGGAGGAAAAACTTTTAGAAGAAAACATTTTATTGCTAAGAAAACAACTG AACtgtctgagaaagagagatgctGGTTTGATCAATCAGCTGCAGGAGCTGGACAGGCAGATCAGTGACCTCCGATTGGACACGGAGGCATCACATGAGCAAGTGGAGACAGACAGCCGCCCAAGCTCGG GTTTTTACGAGCTGAGCGACGGAGCTTCGGGGTCCCTCTCCAACTCCTCCAACTCGGTGTTCAGTGAGTGTTTGTCCAGCTGTCGCTCCAGCACCTGTTTCTGCAGTCCTCTCGACACATCACTGTGTGCCTCCGAGGGAAGGCTCAAATCTGCAG ATGAGCTTGGCAGCTGTGCTGAGTGTGAGAATCAGTGTGCGGAGCAGCAGACCACGGGGACTGTTAGAAAGTCGCTCCCCACTCCCTACTCCCCCTCTATGGACACCTCTTCCACCACTCAAGACATCCAGTCTAAGTACCACTGTGACCTGATCGCCAAGAACGGCAGCGACGTGTACCGCTACCCCAGCCCCCTCCATGCCGTGGCTGTACAGAGCCCAATCTTCTTCCAGTCTCTTGCCGGCCTTCTCAAAGAAGACGGGGGGCTATCAAAGAGCAGCGGAGGCGAGGGCTTCGGTGGCTGTCAGAAACTAAAGCAGCCGCCGACTCTGGTGCCCCAGAACATTTCTTGGCCTGCCTCCCATGCGCCTACCAGCAAACGACTGGACAATTATATATTCAGCCTGCTTCAGAGGAGGGCTCAGCCCATTAGGACCAATAAGCCGCGGACGAGCATCAGCACAGACCCCTCTAAGAGCATCCTGAGGCAGGGCAGCTTGTGTGTGAGACAGGCTACTGTTGCCCCGCAGCAGCAAGGAAGAACTGCTGCTCCTCTTCCTGATCTTAAACCAGCCTGGCAGATGTGTTTACATGCAGGTGGTGCCAGTAACACTGATCCAGGAACAGGCACCTCACAGAGACAGTGGTCAGTGGAGAGCAAAGGGGAACTCCTCTTAGAAAATGGGATGGTGTCCCAGTCTCTGGGCCAACCTCAGAACGGCTGTGCCACAATCGACGGCAGTGACATTCACACCAACAGCCTGGTAAAAAAGAAGGGGTCTGTGTCATCAGCCTATAAAGGACTTCCATCGGCAACCGGTCCTCTGTCTAAAGATTATCAAGACTTGGGTACCCCAAATGCCAACTCCTCCCCCAAAGAGAGCAAGCATCCTTATTTCCCTGCTGCTCCAGTGGACGTCAGTACTAAACCCCCCCAGACACTCCCTAGAGACCGCACCAAAACAGGCACTCCCAAGAAAAGCCCTAAGAGCATCCTGGTCTCTGTCCAGACAGCCCAGACCACTAAGGAAGAGAGGCCCATGCTGGAGCTGGTGAGTCTAGGGTCTTCCTCCCAGAGCCAGGATGAAGGTCAGGGTCACATGGTCAGTGCCCAGTACATCCCTGCCCAGAGGCAGACTGTCAAGCTCCGCAAAGCGGGCAAGAACATCAAGATCGTCAAGGTGAAGAATGCCTCTCTGAAACAACACCGAGGGGTTCACGCACACGCTGAGCCTGTGTTAGCCGAGGCAACAGGGGGAAGGGAGAAGGGTCACCGATCTGGAGGGATGAGGAAGTCTCGTCAGTCTGAGGAGGTACATCACGTGCACAAAGTCTCCTCCAAGAGGGGGGCGTCCTCCAGGGCCAAACGCACCATCCCTGCATCCATCCCTGAGGGCCGGGTCCTTGAGAAACACACGGCCACAGTGTCCACAACCAGGTCCACTGTGTCCAGGCATCATGGTCACCATGGCAGGGAAGTGGTGGTGGCCAAGCCCAAGTACAAGAGAACAAGCGGACATGACTACAACCGAGGAAGGCTGAAAGCCATCACTGAGGTGCCTTACGATGAGGCCTTTAGGAGAGCCCACCGCAGACAGAAGAGGGAGGTCCTCGGCCAGGTCTCCACCACCACGTACCTACCATCCAACGTGAAATTTGCCAGCCCTTATGCCTATGTGGCTGGCAGCGACTCTGAGTACTCCGCAGAGTGTGCTTCGCTTTTCCATTCCACCATCGTAGACACTAGTGAGGATGAGCGGAGCAACTACACCACCAACTGCTTCGGGGACAGCGAGTCCAGCCTGAGCGAGGTGGACTTTGTGGGGGAGAGCACCACCAGCAGTGACTCTGAGGAAAGCGGAGGGATGAACTGGCCCCAGTTTTCAGGGCAGGGTGCTGGGCATCATGAGTTAACCGCTGCCCAGGCTAAAGCCTTCATCAAGATCAAGGCCTCTCACAACCTGAAGAAGAAGATCCTCCGCTTCCGATCGGCGGGCTCGCTAAAACTGATGACGACTGTATGA